One region of Agelaius phoeniceus isolate bAgePho1 chromosome W unlocalized genomic scaffold, bAgePho1.hap1 SUPER_W_unloc_1, whole genome shotgun sequence genomic DNA includes:
- the LOC143692472 gene encoding serine/threonine-protein kinase pim-1-like: protein LPGVPLLSPPPSPLPGRAMPPARPRPRAGLPRARPRPSRRALASARLWPYWRWRCWAGVSSWCGGGIAALRLRLARARPRPRPRPRPWLLPGPAEDTGDAAAPAASAAASPARARPLGSAAAGPEPSGPGAGGDARPGPLGARSGAVAGPGPSADSRVSPAGKAHEALQERYRVGSLLGRGGFGSVFAATRLSDGAPVAIKRVPRDRIRHWGELPDGSSAPLEIVLLAKVSRGCAAVIQLLEWLELPDSFLLVLERPERCQELSAFLAERGFLPEEEARALFRQVLEAVRHCTACGVLHRDIKPENILLDLASGQLKLIDFGCGAFLQDTAYTQFAGTLSYSPPEWIQHQRYHGEAATIWSLGLLLCHLVMGKHPFRRGQEIIRGWILFPRWLSQECQDIIKRCLSMQPSDRPSLEELFCHPWVQGVPLP from the exons ttgcccggcgtccctctcctctccccgcctccctctcccctgccgggccgggccatgcccccggcccgcccccggccccgggcggggctgccccgtgcccgaccccggccgtcccgccgcgctctcgcctccgcccggctctggccgtactggcgttggcgctgctgggcgggcgtcagttcctggtgcgggggcggcatcgccgcccttcggctccgcctggcccgagcccggccccggccccggccccggccccggccctggctcctcccggggcccgcggaggacacaggcgacgctgccgctcccgccgcctccgctgcggcttccccggcccgagctcggccgctcggcagcgcggccgccggccccgagccgtCGGGGCCCGGGGCAGGTGGGGATGCCCGGCCTGGGCCGCTCGGGgcgcgctcgggggccgttgctggacccgggccgagcgctgacagccgcgtctcgcccgcaggaaaggcgcacgaggccctgcaggagcggtaccgagtgggttcgctgctggggcgcggaggcttcggcagcgtcttcgcggccacgcggctctcggacggcgccccg gtggccatcaaacgCGTGCCGCGGGATCGcatccggcactggggcgagctg cccgacggcagcagcgcgccgctggagatcgtgctgctggccaaggtgtcccgtggctgtgctgctgtcattcagctcctggagtggctcGAGCTCCCCGACAgcttcctgctggtgctggagcgtCCGGAGCGGTGCCAGGAGCTCTCGGCTTTCCTGGCGGAGCGGGGGTTCCTGCCGGAGGAGGAGGCGCgggcgctgttccgccaggtgctggaggccgtgcggcactgcaccgcctgcggggtcctgcacagggacatcaagcccgagaacatcctgctcgacctggccaGCGGGCAGCTGAAACTcatcgactttggctgtggcgcCTTCCTCcaagacacagcctacacccagtttgcag GAACCCTGTCCTACAGCCCACCAGAGTGGATCCAGCACCAACGCTACCACGGCGAGGCAGcgacgatctggtccctgggcctcctgctgtgccacctggTCATGGGCaagcacccgttcaggaggggccaggAGATCATCCGGGGGTGGATCTTGTTCCCACGATGGCtttctcaag